Proteins encoded by one window of Chrysemys picta bellii isolate R12L10 chromosome 10, ASM1138683v2, whole genome shotgun sequence:
- the MEX3B gene encoding RNA-binding protein MEX3B, giving the protein MPSSLFADMERNGSGGGGGGGGGGETLDDQRALQIALDQLSLLGLDNDETSSIYDNEPRKKSVNMTECVPVPSSEHVAEIVGRQGCKIKALRAKTNTYIKTPVRGEEPLFVVTGRKEDVAMARREIISAAEHFSMIRASRNKNTALNGTVPGPPNLPGQTTIQVRVPYRVVGLVVGPKGATIKRIQQQTHTYIVTPSRDKEPVFEVTGMPENVDRAREEIEAHIAMRTGGIIELTDENDFHANGTDVGFELNGPGSLWSKPTPPSITPSPGRKPFCSYRNDSSSSLGSASTDSYFGGGTGGGGGGGSSSARLADYSPPSPALSFTHNGNNNNNSVYGGEALSSPDCCAELPFDSPPGFDLAPAPPPGAPLLWSQFERGPAATTTTPSSPAFPAAAPSNANLALLVSTQRRGCVAPPPARLSPPLHGSGGVAEHPLARRVRSDPGGGGGRLLSSASYPLYANGLGSHLPGLPSDSSASSSSSSSSSSSSSCSSSGMRRKGSRDCSICFESEVIAALVPCGHNLFCMECANRICEKTEPQCPVCHSAVTQAIRIFS; this is encoded by the exons ATGCCCAGCTCGCTTTTTGCAGACATGGAGAGGAACGggagcggcggcggcggaggaggtggtggagggggagagacccTGGATGACCAAAGAGCCCTTCAGATAGCCCTGGATCAGCTCTCCCTGCTGGGGCTGGATAACGACGAGACGAGCTCCATCTACGACAACGAGCCTCGGAAAAAGAGCGTGAACATGACAGAATGCGTCCCGGTGCCCAGCTCCGAGCATGTCGCTGAGATAGTGGGGAGGCAAG GTTGTAAAATCAAAGCTCTGCGGGCAAAGACCAACACCTACATCAAGACCCCGGTTCGCGGGGAGGAGCCGCTCTTTGTTGTGACGGGCAGAAAGGAAGATGTGGCCATGGCCCGGAGGGAGATCATCTCGGCGGCCGAGCATTTCTCCATGATCCGAGCCTCCAGGAACAAGAACACCGCTCTGAACGGCACCGTCCCGGGGCCCCCTAACCTGCCCGGCCAGACCACCATCCAAGTGCGGGTGCCTTACCGGGTGGTGGGGCTGGTGGTGGGGCCCAAGGGGGCCACGATCAAGCGCATCCAGCAGCAGACGCACACTTACATCGTGACCCCGAGCCGGGACAAGGAGCCGGTCTTCGAGGTGACGGGCATGCCGGAGAACGTGGACCGCGCCCGGGAGGAGATCGAGGCGCACATCGCCATGCGCACCGGGGGCATCATCGAGCTCACGGACGAGAACGACTTCCACGCCAACGGCACGGACGTGGGCTTCGAGCTGAACGGGCCGGGCAGCCTGTGGAGCAAGCCCACCCCGCCCAGCATCACCCCCAGCCCGGGCCGCAAGCCCTTCTGCAGCTACCGCAACGACAGCTCCAGCTCGCTGGGCAGCGCCTCCACCGACTCCTACTTCGGGGGCGGCAccgggggcggcggcggcggcggcagcagcagcgcccGGCTGGCCGACTACAGCCCGCCCAGCCCGGCTCTCAGCTTCACCCACAacggcaacaacaacaacaacagcgtGTACGGCGGGGAGGCGCTCTCCTCCCCGGACTGCTGCGCCGAGCTGCCCTTCGACTCCCCGCCCGGCTTCGACCTGGCCCCCGCCCCGCCGCCCGGCGCCCCCCTGCTCTGGTCCCAGTTCGAGCGCGGccccgccgccaccaccaccaccccgtcCTCGCCCGCCTTCCCGGCCGCGGCTCCCTCCAACGCCAACCTGGCGCTGCTGGTGAGCACGCAGAGGCGGGGCTGcgtggccccgcccccggcccggctctcCCCGCCCCTGCATGGCAGCGGGGGCGTGGCGGAGCATCCCCTGGCCCGGCGAGTGCGCAGCGaccccggcgggggagggggccgcTTGCTCTCCTCCGCTTCCTACCCTCTGTACGCCAACGGGCTGGGCTCGCACCTGCCGGGGCTCCCCTCCGACTCCtcggcctcctcctcctcctcgtccagCTCTTCCTCCAGCTCCTCGTGCTCTTCCTCCGGCATGAGGAGGAAAGGCAGCCGCGACTGCTCCATCTGCTTCGAGAGCGAAGTGATCGCAGCCCTGGTCCCCTGCGGCCACAACCTCTTCTGCATGGAGTGCGCGAACCGCATCTGCGAGAAGACGGAGCCCCAGTGCCCCGTCTGCCACAGCGCAGTTACTCAGGCCATCCGTATATTTTCCTAA